One Candidatus Omnitrophota bacterium genomic window carries:
- the gltB gene encoding glutamate synthase large subunit, with translation MGQSRFPEKQGLYDPAFEHDSCGVGFVCDIKGRKSHDIIEKAIKVLEHMSHRGAVGADPATGDGAGILMQIPHEYYKKECAAFNIDLPGPGKYGTGIVFLPTKGEELSSCTEIFDRVIEEEGQELLGWRDMPVDDSAIGKGARATQPRIRQVFIASKTGKEDPLAFERKLYIIRKRVENEVRASTIEQKSYFYITNISARTVSYKGLLMPEQVRNFYPELSDEDVKSSLALVHSRYSTNTFPTWDLAQPFRFLAHNGEINTLRGNINWMKAREGLLESALFGDDIKKLKPVIVPGGSDSATLDNVLELLALSGRSLPHAMMMLVPGAWERDDRIDPELRDFYRFNACIMEPWDGPAALAVTDGTRIGAVLDRNGLRPARYIVTRDDMVVMASEMGVLDIDPATIACSGRLEPGKVFLIDTELGRIIQDKEVKNGISRGKPYGEWLRGNILELADVRRPQDAASDPSMDMDALTYLKAFGYTREDMKEIILPMAEEGKEPVGAMGNDAPHAVLSRIPQSIFNYFKQLFAQVTNPPIDPIREELVMSMTSYLGSQKNLLEETPEHCHKLILDRPVLTDDEMAKLRHINESGFKTRVISTLFDVRNAGDGFEKAIDRICAEAVRAVEDGYSFMILSDRGISKEKAAVPCLIAMGAVHHYLVAKKMRTRISTIVESAEPREVHHFALLFGYGAGSVNPYLAYKAIDKLIGEGLLGVERQQAIENYRDAVEKGILKILSKMGISTIKSYRGAQIFEALGIGEEVMDKCFCGTPSRIGGVGFRDIEKETLRMHSEAYPDNENLKTPYLSTGGFYQWKKDGEFHLWRPESIAALQDAVRTGDRGKYREFAQLINDQSGQPVTLRGVFKFKDTQKPISIDKVEPVPDILKRFATGAMSFGSISKGAHESLAIAMNRLGGRSNTGEGGEDPARFQPLPNGDSMRSAIKQVASGRFGVSTNYLVNADELQIKIAQGAKPGEGGQLPGHKVSAIIARTRYTTPGVTLISPPPHHDIYSIEDLAQLIFDLKNVNPRARISVKLVSEVGVGTIAAGVAKGHADMILISGGDGGTGASPRSSIRHAGLPWELGLSETHQTLVLNDLRSRVRLQTDGQIRTGRDVAVAALLGAEEYGFCTAALITLGCVMLRHCNLNNCSLGVATQDELLQRRFQGKPEYVENYMVFVVEELREIMARLGMSTVDEMIGRTDLLEVNRAILPEKSGGIDLSRILYQPKAPGDTGTYRVIEQDHKINEVLDRRLIEMAKEAVAKAEPVRIEMPIRNVNRTTGAMLSGNICSVYGERGLPEDTVHVKFNGVAGQSFGAFLAKGVTFELEGLANDYVGKGMSGGKVIIYPDRRTTYPAKENILIGNTTFYGAVSGEAYISGLAGERFCIRNSGLYAVVEGVGDHGCEYMTGGRVVILGRTGRNFAAGMSGGIAYVHDVSGDISTRCNMEMVTIEELDDKDRVLVRDLVRNHLKYTGSDIAKTILDDLPTHIAKFAKIMPVEYKKVLEASKGEGALGLLEVSDG, from the coding sequence ATGGGGCAAAGTCGTTTTCCGGAAAAACAGGGGCTCTACGACCCGGCTTTTGAGCATGACAGCTGCGGGGTCGGGTTCGTTTGCGATATAAAAGGCCGTAAGAGCCATGACATAATCGAGAAGGCGATCAAGGTGCTTGAGCATATGAGCCACAGGGGGGCCGTGGGCGCGGACCCGGCCACGGGGGACGGCGCGGGTATCCTCATGCAGATACCACATGAATACTATAAAAAAGAGTGTGCCGCGTTCAATATAGATCTGCCGGGACCCGGGAAATACGGCACGGGGATAGTGTTCCTACCGACGAAGGGGGAAGAACTTTCGTCATGCACAGAGATCTTTGACAGGGTTATAGAGGAAGAGGGCCAGGAGCTTCTCGGTTGGCGGGATATGCCGGTGGACGATTCCGCGATAGGTAAAGGTGCCCGGGCGACCCAGCCCAGGATAAGACAGGTGTTCATCGCAAGCAAGACCGGCAAGGAAGACCCTCTCGCTTTTGAAAGAAAACTTTACATCATACGAAAAAGGGTGGAGAACGAAGTAAGGGCTTCCACCATTGAACAGAAAAGCTATTTTTATATAACTAACATTTCCGCCCGTACGGTAAGTTACAAAGGGCTTTTGATGCCGGAGCAGGTGAGGAATTTCTACCCTGAATTAAGCGACGAAGATGTTAAAAGTTCTCTTGCGCTTGTGCACTCCAGGTACAGTACAAATACCTTCCCGACATGGGACCTCGCCCAGCCGTTCAGATTCCTCGCGCATAACGGGGAGATAAATACCTTAAGGGGGAACATAAACTGGATGAAGGCAAGGGAAGGCCTGCTTGAGAGCGCTCTCTTCGGCGATGACATAAAGAAATTGAAACCGGTAATAGTGCCTGGCGGCAGTGATTCGGCGACCCTGGATAATGTGCTGGAGCTGCTGGCGCTTTCAGGAAGGTCTCTTCCCCATGCGATGATGATGCTGGTACCCGGGGCCTGGGAAAGGGACGACAGGATAGACCCGGAACTTCGCGATTTCTACAGGTTCAACGCGTGCATTATGGAGCCCTGGGACGGTCCGGCGGCGTTAGCGGTCACGGACGGTACCAGGATAGGCGCCGTACTCGACAGGAACGGCCTGAGACCGGCGAGGTATATAGTGACCAGGGACGACATGGTGGTAATGGCGTCCGAAATGGGGGTCCTGGATATCGATCCGGCGACCATAGCATGTTCGGGCCGGTTGGAGCCTGGTAAGGTATTCCTTATTGATACCGAACTGGGCCGTATCATACAGGATAAAGAGGTGAAGAACGGGATATCCCGCGGCAAGCCATATGGGGAATGGCTTCGCGGTAACATTCTCGAGCTTGCCGATGTCAGGAGGCCGCAGGACGCGGCGTCGGACCCTTCAATGGATATGGACGCGCTTACTTACCTTAAGGCTTTCGGGTATACGAGAGAGGATATGAAAGAGATAATACTCCCCATGGCGGAAGAAGGGAAGGAACCTGTAGGCGCCATGGGTAACGACGCGCCGCACGCGGTGCTTTCGCGTATTCCCCAGAGCATATTCAACTATTTCAAGCAACTTTTTGCCCAAGTCACGAATCCCCCGATAGATCCTATTCGCGAGGAACTTGTGATGAGCATGACGAGCTATCTTGGCTCCCAGAAGAACCTGCTCGAGGAAACGCCGGAACATTGCCATAAATTGATCCTGGACCGGCCTGTGTTGACCGACGATGAGATGGCGAAGTTACGGCATATAAACGAGTCAGGGTTCAAGACCCGGGTCATCTCGACACTTTTCGACGTGAGAAATGCCGGGGACGGTTTTGAGAAGGCCATAGATAGGATCTGTGCTGAGGCGGTCCGCGCTGTCGAGGACGGGTACAGTTTCATGATCCTCAGTGATCGCGGGATATCGAAAGAAAAAGCCGCTGTCCCATGTCTTATCGCGATGGGCGCGGTACACCACTATCTTGTGGCGAAAAAGATGAGAACGAGGATAAGTACCATAGTGGAAAGCGCGGAGCCGCGCGAGGTACATCATTTCGCGCTGCTTTTCGGGTACGGCGCGGGCAGCGTCAACCCTTATCTGGCGTATAAGGCCATCGACAAACTTATCGGAGAGGGCCTGCTGGGCGTGGAAAGGCAGCAGGCGATCGAGAATTATCGCGACGCCGTAGAGAAGGGGATACTGAAAATACTCTCCAAAATGGGGATATCCACGATCAAAAGTTACAGGGGAGCGCAGATATTCGAGGCGCTGGGGATCGGGGAAGAGGTCATGGATAAGTGTTTTTGCGGGACACCTTCGAGGATAGGAGGGGTGGGATTCCGTGATATCGAAAAGGAGACCCTGCGAATGCATTCCGAGGCGTATCCTGATAACGAGAACCTCAAGACGCCTTACCTGTCTACCGGTGGGTTCTATCAATGGAAAAAGGACGGGGAGTTCCACCTCTGGCGGCCGGAAAGTATAGCCGCCCTGCAGGACGCGGTAAGGACCGGGGATCGTGGCAAGTACAGGGAATTCGCGCAGCTTATCAACGACCAGTCGGGACAACCCGTTACGCTGAGGGGCGTATTCAAGTTCAAGGACACGCAAAAACCCATATCCATCGATAAGGTGGAACCGGTTCCGGATATCCTAAAGAGGTTCGCCACAGGCGCCATGAGTTTTGGTTCCATATCCAAAGGCGCGCATGAATCTCTCGCTATAGCTATGAACAGGCTGGGCGGGCGGTCCAATACCGGCGAGGGAGGCGAGGATCCGGCGAGGTTCCAGCCGCTGCCGAACGGGGATTCCATGAGGAGTGCCATAAAACAGGTGGCTTCGGGCAGGTTCGGTGTTTCCACCAATTACCTGGTCAATGCCGATGAGCTGCAGATAAAGATAGCCCAGGGGGCGAAGCCTGGCGAGGGAGGGCAGCTTCCAGGGCATAAGGTCAGCGCGATCATAGCTAGGACCAGATATACGACCCCGGGAGTGACATTGATATCACCTCCTCCGCATCATGACATATATTCCATAGAAGACCTGGCGCAGCTCATATTCGACCTGAAGAACGTCAACCCCCGGGCAAGGATAAGCGTGAAACTGGTATCTGAGGTCGGAGTGGGAACGATAGCGGCCGGGGTGGCGAAAGGCCACGCGGATATGATACTCATATCCGGAGGGGACGGCGGTACGGGAGCCTCCCCGCGAAGCTCTATACGCCACGCCGGGCTGCCGTGGGAACTGGGGCTTTCAGAGACCCACCAGACGCTGGTCCTGAACGATCTCAGGAGCAGGGTCAGGTTGCAGACAGACGGACAGATACGCACCGGCAGGGATGTGGCCGTGGCCGCGCTCCTGGGTGCTGAAGAATACGGGTTCTGCACCGCGGCGCTCATAACGCTGGGGTGTGTCATGCTCAGGCATTGCAACCTCAACAACTGTTCTCTGGGCGTGGCGACCCAGGATGAGCTCTTACAGAGGCGTTTCCAGGGTAAGCCCGAATATGTGGAGAATTACATGGTGTTCGTGGTAGAGGAACTGAGGGAGATAATGGCGCGTTTGGGTATGAGCACGGTCGATGAGATGATCGGTCGTACGGACCTTCTGGAGGTCAACAGGGCCATATTGCCGGAAAAATCCGGGGGGATAGATCTTTCGAGGATACTTTATCAGCCCAAGGCGCCCGGGGATACGGGTACATATCGCGTGATAGAGCAGGACCATAAAATTAACGAAGTGCTTGACCGCAGGTTGATCGAGATGGCGAAAGAAGCGGTGGCCAAGGCGGAGCCGGTCAGGATAGAGATGCCCATAAGGAACGTGAACAGGACCACCGGGGCCATGCTCAGCGGGAATATATGTTCTGTGTATGGGGAAAGAGGACTTCCGGAAGATACCGTACATGTCAAATTCAACGGAGTGGCCGGGCAGAGTTTTGGGGCGTTCCTCGCAAAAGGTGTGACGTTCGAGCTGGAAGGACTGGCCAACGATTATGTTGGTAAAGGCATGTCCGGAGGTAAGGTCATCATATACCCGGACAGGAGGACGACCTATCCCGCGAAAGAGAACATATTGATAGGCAACACGACATTTTACGGCGCGGTGTCCGGCGAGGCCTACATCAGTGGATTGGCCGGTGAACGTTTCTGTATAAGGAATTCCGGACTGTACGCCGTCGTCGAGGGTGTGGGGGACCACGGTTGCGAGTATATGACCGGCGGGAGAGTGGTCATACTGGGACGCACCGGAAGGAACTTCGCCGCGGGTATGTCGGGTGGCATCGCCTATGTTCATGACGTGTCCGGCGATATCAGTACGCGATGTAATATGGAGATGGTGACCATAGAGGAGCTTGACGATAAGGACCGCGTACTTGTGCGCGACCTTGTGAGGAACCACTTAAAATATACCGGAAGCGATATCGCGAAGACCATTCTGGACGATCTTCCCACGCATATAGCGAAATTCGCCAAAATAATGCCGGTCGAATATAAAAAGGTCCTTGAAGCAAGTAAGGGCGAGGGGGCCCTGGGACTTCTGGAGGTGTCGGATGGGTGA
- a CDS encoding type 1 glutamine amidotransferase, which yields MDGTVAIDKVHRSMATALCPGRRGMVLIIKHIEIEGPGIIGEVLDGKDCRIRTVELSRGEALPRGLGGVRAVISLGGPMNVYEEKKYPFLAEEDKLIKEALAKEVPFLGICLGAQLLAKAAGAKVKKARDKEIGFYTVELTLEASIDPVMKGLPGILDVFQWHEDTFDLPVGSVLLASGETSRNQAFRLGKNAYGFQFHLEVDGEMVKNWINEYIADPGPERSRHGARIMEEHSLKGVRLLGNGKRISSNFAALAGL from the coding sequence ATGGATGGGACCGTGGCCATCGATAAGGTCCATAGATCGATGGCCACGGCTTTATGTCCAGGCAGGCGTGGTATGGTGCTCATAATAAAACACATAGAGATAGAAGGACCCGGGATCATAGGTGAAGTGCTTGACGGTAAAGATTGCCGTATCAGGACAGTTGAGCTTTCCCGCGGGGAAGCGCTTCCCCGCGGACTTGGGGGCGTCAGGGCCGTTATATCCCTGGGGGGGCCGATGAACGTGTATGAGGAAAAGAAGTACCCGTTCCTGGCCGAAGAGGATAAGCTCATAAAAGAAGCGCTTGCGAAAGAGGTTCCATTCCTTGGCATATGCCTGGGGGCGCAGTTATTGGCGAAAGCGGCCGGTGCGAAGGTAAAAAAAGCCAGGGACAAGGAGATCGGGTTCTATACGGTAGAGCTTACGCTTGAAGCTTCGATCGATCCAGTCATGAAAGGGCTTCCGGGAATACTGGACGTTTTCCAGTGGCATGAGGATACTTTTGACCTGCCGGTCGGGAGCGTGCTCCTGGCCAGCGGAGAGACCAGCCGTAACCAGGCGTTCCGGCTGGGAAAGAACGCTTACGGGTTCCAGTTCCATCTTGAGGTGGATGGGGAAATGGTTAAGAACTGGATAAATGAGTATATCGCGGACCCGGGGCCGGAAAGGTCCAGGCACGGCGCCCGGATAATGGAAGAGCACTCTCTTAAAGGGGTAAGACTTCTTGGTAACGGGAAGAGAATAAGCTCGAATTTCGCCGCGCTTGCCGGGCTTTAA
- a CDS encoding helix-turn-helix domain-containing protein, whose translation MKDNSENKLDMMFLQYRQGKVYKTVIDHTEKELIEKALKRSFGNQSIAAKLLGINRNTLRAKIGKLKIDAAMYKI comes from the coding sequence ATGAAGGATAACAGCGAGAACAAGCTGGATATGATGTTCCTGCAGTATCGCCAAGGAAAGGTCTACAAGACCGTCATTGATCACACTGAAAAAGAACTCATAGAAAAAGCGCTGAAAAGGTCTTTCGGGAACCAGTCAATAGCGGCAAAATTGCTTGGTATCAACAGGAATACCTTGAGGGCGAAGATCGGCAAGCTGAAAATAGATGCTGCCATGTACAAGATATGA
- a CDS encoding glutamate synthase subunit beta — protein sequence MGDPKGFMKVKRQASGYRPVCERVADYGKVSLEREDPESERQASRCMDCGVPFCHWGCPVGNYIPEWNDLLFRGQWEKAFELLDASNNLPEMTGRVCPALCEYACVLGVNDDAVTIRENEHDIIEHAFRERIIKPRPPKIRTGKKVAVIGSGPAGLSCAAQLNKAGHEVTVFEKDDRVGGLLRYGIPDFKLEKSIVDRRVKLMSDEGVKFMTGVCVGKDKPARDLLKKFDAVCLAGGSRVPRDIKIDGRELSGICFAMDYLSQANRRVQGDRMPSGEAMDAKGKKVVVIGGGDTGSDCVGTAHRQGAACVVQIELMPRPPECRTDEYPWPRYPLILKTSTSHEEGGQRQWSVLTKRFTGSGGVVNGLDCVNVEFEKSQAGSCPMMKEVPESGFHVDADLVLIAAGFLHPEPEGLLSELGVELDKRGNVRTDDTYKTSVDKVFAAGDMRRGQSLVVWAIQEGRKAARSVDEYLMGASGLPSA from the coding sequence ATGGGTGATCCAAAAGGTTTCATGAAGGTCAAGAGGCAGGCATCGGGATATCGCCCGGTCTGCGAGCGCGTCGCTGATTACGGGAAAGTGAGCCTGGAAAGAGAAGATCCTGAGTCCGAGCGGCAGGCCTCAAGGTGCATGGACTGCGGTGTGCCGTTCTGTCACTGGGGATGTCCCGTGGGTAATTATATCCCCGAATGGAACGACCTCTTGTTCAGGGGCCAATGGGAAAAAGCGTTCGAGCTTCTTGATGCCTCGAACAATCTTCCAGAAATGACCGGACGGGTCTGTCCGGCCCTCTGTGAGTACGCATGTGTGCTTGGCGTGAATGATGACGCCGTCACCATCAGGGAAAATGAGCATGATATCATAGAACACGCGTTCCGCGAGAGGATCATAAAACCCAGGCCGCCGAAGATAAGAACGGGCAAGAAGGTGGCTGTTATAGGCTCAGGTCCCGCGGGTCTTTCCTGTGCCGCGCAACTCAATAAAGCGGGACATGAAGTAACGGTGTTCGAGAAGGATGACCGTGTGGGGGGGCTGCTGCGCTACGGGATACCGGATTTCAAGCTGGAAAAGAGCATAGTGGACAGGCGAGTTAAACTCATGTCGGATGAAGGCGTAAAGTTCATGACAGGAGTATGCGTCGGTAAGGATAAACCCGCGCGCGATCTTTTAAAGAAGTTTGACGCGGTATGTCTTGCCGGAGGATCGCGGGTCCCAAGGGACATCAAAATAGATGGGCGTGAACTCTCGGGTATATGTTTCGCCATGGACTATCTTTCACAGGCGAACCGGAGGGTACAGGGTGACAGGATGCCCTCAGGGGAGGCCATGGACGCCAAAGGGAAAAAAGTGGTGGTAATAGGCGGCGGGGATACGGGATCCGATTGTGTGGGCACGGCCCACAGGCAGGGCGCGGCATGTGTGGTGCAGATAGAACTTATGCCCAGACCGCCGGAATGTCGTACGGATGAATATCCATGGCCCCGCTATCCGTTGATATTAAAGACATCCACCAGCCATGAGGAAGGTGGCCAGCGTCAGTGGTCTGTCCTTACTAAGAGGTTCACCGGCTCCGGTGGGGTTGTTAACGGGCTTGATTGCGTTAACGTTGAGTTCGAAAAGTCCCAGGCGGGCTCCTGCCCGATGATGAAAGAGGTCCCGGAAAGCGGATTTCACGTGGACGCGGACCTTGTGCTCATAGCCGCCGGGTTCCTCCATCCCGAACCTGAAGGCCTGTTGTCCGAACTGGGTGTTGAGCTTGATAAAAGAGGTAACGTCAGGACGGACGACACGTACAAGACTTCGGTCGACAAGGTCTTCGCCGCCGGCGACATGCGAAGAGGTCAGTCGCTTGTCGTGTGGGCAATACAGGAAGGGCGTAAGGCCGCACGTTCTGTAGATGAATACCTCATGGGTGCCAGTGGACTTCCATCTGCCTGA
- a CDS encoding P-II family nitrogen regulator, with protein MKLIIAMIQPHKLPDVKKTLFEAEVHKMTVTNALGCGQQKGYTETYRGVIHDVNLLKKVRLEIAVNEDFVEPTIKAIIKGARTGNIGDGKIFVLDLGQCIRIRTGETGSEAIG; from the coding sequence ATGAAACTTATAATCGCGATGATACAGCCGCATAAGCTGCCGGACGTTAAAAAGACGCTTTTTGAGGCGGAAGTGCATAAGATGACGGTCACGAACGCTCTTGGTTGCGGCCAGCAGAAAGGATATACGGAAACGTACAGGGGCGTGATACACGATGTGAACCTGCTTAAGAAAGTAAGGCTGGAAATAGCCGTTAACGAGGATTTCGTCGAACCTACGATAAAGGCCATAATCAAGGGCGCGCGCACGGGTAACATAGGTGACGGCAAGATATTCGTGCTGGACCTTGGCCAGTGCATAAGGATAAGGACGGGGGAAACAGGTAGTGAGGCGATCGGTTAA